Part of the Bdellovibrio bacteriovorus genome is shown below.
AATTTCAAAAAGTTCCGACGCCGTTTTTTTAATATCGGCATAGATGGCCGCTAAGTGACTTTCCGCTGGCATTTTAAAATCAAAAAGCAGACTTTCATTCAAGTACACCGACTTATAACAAAGACTTAAGAAAAGAGCCCGCGCCCGTTTTTTTAAGGCCGCCCCGGACGTGTCATAGTAAGTCGCTATGTACTGCAAATATCCATCGATATCTTTTATCTGAATATAGAGTCCCTCTGTGCGACTCAATCTTTGACTTCGTTCATCTGACAAAACCGTGTTGCTGTGAATCACCGGCAAATATCGTTGATTTAATGAAAGACGAATGAATGCCGGAAACGACATCGTCGTCATGGGAAAAAGATCGCCCGCCTGAATAGCGAAATATTGAGAACGACAGCGATACAAACAAACGTATTCAAACTTCAAAGTAGAATAAAATTCCGCCTGAGACAACGGAGTCACTCGCGGATTCTGAGTGCCCTCCAAATTCTCTCGGGAATATGAAGGCGCCATCACCGTCACAATGCACGAACGCGGAAAAACAAGCAGAACCTTATCCACGCGTTCCGAAAACGCCTTAAGACTTTCTTCTTGGCCTTGAGCTAATAAAACCAACTGCGCCTTCATCAACTCCCCAAGGGGATTTGTAAGCTCTGTGAATTTCACTTGGCGAAACGTTAGATAATGCGCAGACACGACTTGCTTAACGCGATTTAAAAGCGCTTCCGAATCATCAAGAATCAGAAGTTCTAGTTTCTGTCTAAAGAGAGAGTTACTTCGGGGCTCGGTCATGCGTCTAAGAAAAGCTTAATGTACGGACCTGGGGCTGCCAACAAAACTTTTCCTCGTTGACATTTTAAGCACCCACCGAAATCCTAAAAGCCTCTCGAGAAGAAAGGAACCCCATGAAACTGCTTTGCGCTTCATTATTCACTATTCTTTTGTCTGTAAATGCCTCAGCCGCTCTTCTAACTCCGGCAAGTGGCGGCGAAAAACTTGAAAAAGTAACGCTAGCCCCTTCTGCGACGACTCAAGTGGATGGTGAATCCGTGAGCCTCACTTCAGTGGGTGCCGGCCTTCGCGCGAAAAAAGTCGTTTTCGTCAATGTCAAAGTCTATGTTGGACAGCTTTACGTCGCGTCTTTAGAGAGTTTTAAAAAAACAGAGAGCGAAGCTCTTTCTTCTCTGAAAAATCAAAAGGCCGTTGCCATTCAATTGCATTTCCTACGTGACGTCGACGCTGAAAATGTTCAGAAGTCTTTCAAGGAAGCTTTAGCGGCTAATAAAATCAACACTCAAGAAGCTCCTGTTCAACAATTCTTAGATACCGTGGCAAAGGGCGGAGAAGCCAAAGAAGGCAAAGCTCTTAGCATCGTCGGCGCGCACCTTAAAGACGGAAGCGAAGCCATCATTTACGAAACGACAGGTGGCAACGTCACTGAAATCAAAGGCCCTGCGGGTTTTATCGAAAAAATCTTTTCGATCTGGCTTGGTAAATCTTCAGATGACGGCGTTGCTCAACTGAAGAAATCCATCCTAAAGTAATTTAAATATCCAAAAGCCGATACCCTACGCCAGCCTCCGTCACAATGACGTCTGGCGTTTTTTCTGAAATCTTCAGCTTCTTGCGCAAAGCCCCCACATACACTCGCAAGTAATGAGTGTGCTCAACAGAGTTGGGTCCCCAGACCTCATTAAGCAACATCCGGTGAGTCACCACTTTTCCTTTATAGCGCATCAATACCTTGAGAATATTAAACTCGGTGCTCGTGAGTTTCACGTGTTCCCCGTCCACCGTAACGACGTGACCGGCTAAATCCATCTTTAAGGGACCACTAGCGAACTCCGACCTTTCA
Proteins encoded:
- a CDS encoding HD domain-containing protein, encoding MTEPRSNSLFRQKLELLILDDSEALLNRVKQVVSAHYLTFRQVKFTELTNPLGELMKAQLVLLAQGQEESLKAFSERVDKVLLVFPRSCIVTVMAPSYSRENLEGTQNPRVTPLSQAEFYSTLKFEYVCLYRCRSQYFAIQAGDLFPMTTMSFPAFIRLSLNQRYLPVIHSNTVLSDERSQRLSRTEGLYIQIKDIDGYLQYIATYYDTSGAALKKRARALFLSLCYKSVYLNESLLFDFKMPAESHLAAIYADIKKTASELFEIMKTDENLWDIFREALDGDFWELWRSPWIAVYGSLMSLKSGVGNPMVVLLSGLLTDVGIYDLEEAVTRNYYLSEEKKVPLEQQGSYEKHPLLSLNRCLIKKLPVEEAVKTVLVCTHERIDEKGFPNQVPSDKLPEEALILLFAEKIDKTALTTMKKTGVGFRFAKEKLWEAESNMPGTFSPDFLNKISESLI
- a CDS encoding chalcone isomerase family protein; translated protein: MKLLCASLFTILLSVNASAALLTPASGGEKLEKVTLAPSATTQVDGESVSLTSVGAGLRAKKVVFVNVKVYVGQLYVASLESFKKTESEALSSLKNQKAVAIQLHFLRDVDAENVQKSFKEALAANKINTQEAPVQQFLDTVAKGGEAKEGKALSIVGAHLKDGSEAIIYETTGGNVTEIKGPAGFIEKIFSIWLGKSSDDGVAQLKKSILK